The proteins below come from a single Cannabis sativa cultivar Pink pepper isolate KNU-18-1 chromosome 3, ASM2916894v1, whole genome shotgun sequence genomic window:
- the LOC115710517 gene encoding uncharacterized protein LOC115710517: MQNGNQSNNNNNKKKKAGKVISLAEAAKGSIIFQQGKPCSCQAHQHRLISNCLSCGKIVCEKEGEGPCSFCGSLVLGKGSKYASLDESLPLISDAGAVAEAYAKRLVDYDRNYAARTTVIDDQSDYYEMEGNNWLSMEEKELLRKKCEEIEEEEKAKQNRVVVTFDLVGHKVLDFSKWSSFFGIMII, translated from the exons ATGCAAAACGGGAAccaaagtaataataataacaacaaaaagaaGAAAGCTGGGAAAGTTATTTCACTTGCAGAGGCTGCAAAAGGATCCATTATATTCCAACAGGGTAAACCATGCTCGTGCCAAGCCCATCAGCATAGACTAATTAGCAATTGCTTGTCTTGTGGGAAGATAGTATGTGAAAAAGAGGGGGAGGGTCCTTGCAGCTTCTGCGGTTCTCTTGTGCTCGGGAAAGGGAGCAAATACGCTAGTTTAGATGAAAGTCTGCCTCTCATATCAGATGCTGGAGCTGTAGCTGAAGCCTATGCTAAAAGACTTGTTGATTATGATCGAAACTATGCAGCTCGTACAACTGTTATTGATGACCAAAGTGATTACTATGAGATGGAGGGTAACAACTGGCTGTCAATGGAG GAGAAGGAGCTCTTGAGGAAAAAGTGTGAGgagattgaagaagaagagaaggcaAAGCAAAATAGAGTGGTTGTGACATTTGACTTGGTTGGCCACAAGGTGTTAGATTTTTCCAAATGGTCATCCTTTTTTGGCATAATGAtaatctga